The following coding sequences are from one Helicoverpa armigera isolate CAAS_96S chromosome 2, ASM3070526v1, whole genome shotgun sequence window:
- the LOC110378723 gene encoding beta-1,3-galactosyltransferase brn isoform X1 yields the protein MRRRNFKYLLCACVMVCIYYFFGVSDYIHSKSFDDNFDYPLNINIKSIVDDVLSGKKVTVTPINYYPYRFLTNSGKCSTTNKLDLFIVVKSAMDHFGHRDAIRQTYGQENVPGRTVKTLFFLGIDGKQKSALQKQIDKEMADFKDIIQMDFIDNYYNNTIKTMMSFRWVYEHCPTADYYLFTDDDMYISVHNLLVYIHDREATRKPEPAGLTTNYKSITDTAETDSDFLYTGYVFNSAPQRFRSSKWRVSLVEYQWDRWPAYVTAGAYVLSNKTLKVMYIASLFVKHFRFDDIYLGIVAKKVGIVPKHCPDFYFYKKKFSTEGYKDVIASHGYEDHAELIRVWCEMNSL from the coding sequence ATGAGACGaagaaactttaaatatttattgtgtgcGTGTGTGATGGTGTGCATATACTATTTTTTTGGTGTTAGTGACTATATACATTCTAAAAGCTTCGACGATAATTTCGATTACCCtcttaatataaatatcaaaagCATCGTGGACGATGTGCTATCAGGCAAAAAGGTTACAGTGACCCCTATCAATTATTACCCGTACAGGTTTCTAACAAACTCGGGAAAATGTTCTACCACAAACAAGTTAGACCTGTTTATCGTGGTAAAATCAGCGATGGACCATTTCGGTCACAGAGACGCCATAAGGCAAACATACGGCCAAGAGAATGTGCCAGGACGCACTGTAAAGACCTTATTCTTCTTAGGAATAGACGGCAAACAGAAGTCAGCGCTACAGAAACAAATAGACAAAGAAATGGCCGACTTCAAAGATATAATACAGATGGACTTTATCGACAACTACTACAACAACACGATAAAGACTATGATGTCGTTCCGCTGGGTGTACGAGCACTGTCCCACTGCTGACTACTACTTGTTCACCGACGACGACATGTACATCTCTGTGCACAACCTGCTGGTGTACATACACGACCGCGAGGCGACACGCAAGCCGGAACCAGCGGGCCTTACGACGAACTACAAGTCCATCACTGACACTGCGGAGACGGACAGCGACTTCCTCTACACTGGTTACGTCTTCAATTCAGCTCCACAGAGGTTCAGGTCGAGCAAGTGGAGGGTGTCTCTTGTAGAATACCAGTGGGACAGGTGGCCCGCCTACGTCACAGCCGGCGCTTACGTCCTGTCTAATAAAACGTTAAAGGTAATGTACATAGCTAGCCTTTTTGTCAAACATTTCCGGTTCGATGATATATATTTAGGTATAGTGGCTAAAAAGGTCGGTATTGTACCGAAGCATTGTCCGGATTTCTATTTCTATAAGAAGAAATTTAGTACGGAAGGTTACAAGGACGTTATAGCGTCTCATGGTTACGAAGACCATGCAGAACTAATCAGGGTGTGGTGCGAGATGAATAGTCTTtaa
- the LOC110378723 gene encoding protein C10 isoform X2, whose product MASPQNISVDQMRLILSEVIDALESPDYASKLDEAKEAAGNEMLKMMQIVFPMVVQIEMETIKRHGFSNSREGIVQFTQLVREMETLDGEVARLHTQIRSHYLPPVSISSTVDTSL is encoded by the exons ATGGCATCGCCACAGAACATCTCGGTGGACCAGATGAGGCTCATCCTGTCTGAAGTGATAGATGCCTTGGAGTCTCCCGACTATGCCTCGAAGCTGGATGAAGCTAAAGAAGCAGCCGGCAATGAGATGCTGAAGATGATGCAGATTGTCTTCCCGATGGTCGTTCAGATTGAAATGGAAACTATTAAACGTCATGGGTTCAGTAATTCACGTGAAG GCATAGTGCAGTTTACACAACTAGTCCGCGAGATGGAGACCCTGGACGGAGAGGTGGCTCGTCTCCACACACAGATCAGAAGCCATTACCTGCCTCCCGTGTCAATCAGCTCCACTGTTGACACATCGCTGTGA